The proteins below come from a single Chitinophaga pinensis DSM 2588 genomic window:
- a CDS encoding M56 family metallopeptidase, whose protein sequence is MYLYLDIHSLGERLLQAFSWMLVHSLWQGMLIALLAVIFLQLSSKAASAVRYNILLVHFAAFALACMVTFFRELTGSISQRSVPLADSIGHGASTLFRLDAVHVKTLAVSSAAHISANAHLLVILWALFFAFRSLRMIQGMRYLRHARKQQVYTAAEEWLERLQQLCKALGVTKSVRLLESAFVKVPVVAGHLKPVILMPAGLLAGLPAQQIEAVLLHELAHIRRHDYIINLLQVCCETVFFFNPGFLWISVLLRDEREHCCDDIALQQTGSKKTFIEALISFKEYTLSSQYPAVAFPGRKNQLLQRVSRIINNRHQSLGTAEKICFFTGIAMLSVVLSTAAITQLGRHTSMKINTPYVLAKGEEILALPVKPPRDTVVPTPPAIVVTRHEPIVTVTHHKPAVKVAPQVEVRHVSAASPAPTPSTAPSPSAAPPVSDAQMSAPSPEVQAQRYMIEADRQQKEQVRLDRLQAERDRHQAMMDKLQADRDRKQAVLDRLQADKDREQARLDRIQADKDRQQADRDRAQAEKDRQLGLIDRSKADQERAVHEMALAKHEAEKKALLMPHYNGNYNVNRYQGKAQ, encoded by the coding sequence ATGTATCTGTACCTCGACATACACTCCCTTGGAGAACGCCTTTTACAGGCATTCAGCTGGATGCTGGTGCATTCCCTCTGGCAGGGTATGCTGATTGCGCTGCTGGCAGTGATATTCTTACAGCTAAGCAGCAAAGCGGCATCCGCCGTGAGGTACAATATTCTGTTAGTACATTTTGCCGCATTTGCGCTGGCCTGTATGGTCACCTTCTTCCGGGAACTGACAGGCAGTATATCACAAAGGTCGGTACCACTGGCTGACAGTATCGGACATGGCGCTTCTACCCTCTTCCGGCTAGACGCAGTGCATGTAAAAACATTGGCGGTCAGCAGTGCCGCTCATATCTCTGCTAATGCACACCTGCTCGTAATATTGTGGGCGCTGTTCTTCGCTTTCCGCTCCCTCAGAATGATACAGGGAATGCGTTACCTGCGTCATGCCAGAAAACAGCAGGTATATACCGCAGCGGAAGAATGGCTGGAGCGTTTACAACAGCTCTGCAAAGCGCTGGGTGTGACGAAATCTGTCCGTCTGCTGGAATCTGCCTTTGTAAAAGTACCGGTAGTGGCGGGGCATCTGAAGCCCGTTATACTGATGCCGGCTGGTTTATTGGCAGGTCTTCCTGCCCAGCAGATTGAAGCCGTATTATTACACGAACTCGCACATATCCGCCGGCATGACTACATCATCAATCTGTTACAGGTATGTTGTGAAACGGTCTTCTTTTTTAATCCCGGGTTTCTCTGGATCTCTGTGCTCTTACGGGATGAAAGAGAACATTGCTGTGACGATATCGCCCTGCAGCAAACAGGTAGTAAAAAGACCTTTATCGAAGCGCTGATCAGTTTCAAGGAATACACGCTTTCTTCACAATACCCGGCGGTCGCATTTCCTGGCAGAAAAAACCAGTTATTGCAAAGAGTCAGCCGTATTATCAACAACCGGCATCAATCACTGGGAACAGCTGAAAAGATCTGTTTTTTTACAGGCATAGCGATGTTAAGTGTGGTATTATCCACCGCTGCCATCACGCAACTGGGGCGTCATACCAGCATGAAAATAAATACGCCTTATGTACTTGCCAAAGGCGAAGAAATTCTTGCACTTCCTGTAAAGCCGCCGCGGGATACCGTTGTGCCAACACCACCAGCAATCGTAGTGACACGACACGAACCAATTGTCACCGTTACCCATCATAAACCGGCGGTAAAAGTCGCCCCCCAGGTAGAAGTGCGACATGTTTCAGCAGCATCTCCTGCACCAACGCCATCTACCGCACCGTCACCTTCTGCTGCACCGCCTGTAAGCGATGCACAAATGTCCGCCCCGTCGCCCGAAGTACAGGCACAGCGTTATATGATAGAAGCTGACAGACAACAGAAAGAACAGGTAAGATTAGACAGGCTGCAGGCAGAGAGAGACAGACATCAGGCGATGATGGACAAATTGCAGGCTGACCGGGATAGGAAACAGGCAGTACTCGACCGCTTACAGGCGGATAAAGACAGGGAACAGGCCAGACTGGATCGCATACAGGCAGACAAAGACAGACAACAAGCCGACCGTGACAGAGCACAGGCAGAGAAAGACCGGCAACTAGGGCTGATAGACCGCTCAAAGGCTGATCAGGAACGTGCAGTGCATGAAATGGCCCTGGCAAAACATGAAGCAGAAAAAAAGGCTTTGCTTATGCCGCATTATAACGGCAACTATAACGTAAACCGTTATCAGGGTAAAGCACAGTAA
- a CDS encoding BlaI/MecI/CopY family transcriptional regulator, translated as MSLFKKDPTPDMVPTKTEMDVLQVLWQYGPSTVRFVHDKLNEQKEAVIYTSTLKLMQVMKEKGMLDRDESSMKHVYSAVVEENKVKGTMLGRFMDTMYNGSPSDLMVALLGNDRTSTEELQKIKELLKKMDDK; from the coding sequence ATGAGCTTATTTAAGAAAGATCCAACTCCTGATATGGTGCCTACCAAAACAGAAATGGACGTACTACAGGTACTCTGGCAGTATGGCCCTTCTACTGTGCGTTTTGTGCATGATAAGCTGAACGAGCAGAAAGAAGCCGTTATCTATACCAGTACGCTGAAACTGATGCAGGTAATGAAGGAGAAGGGAATGCTGGACCGTGATGAAAGCAGCATGAAACATGTTTACAGCGCTGTTGTGGAGGAAAATAAGGTAAAGGGTACTATGCTCGGCCGCTTTATGGATACTATGTATAACGGCTCTCCCAGCGATCTGATGGTCGCCCTGTTAGGTAACGACAGGACTTCCACTGAAGAACTGCAAAAGATAAAAGAGCTGCTGAAAAAAATGGACGATAAATAG
- a CDS encoding PLP-dependent aminotransferase family protein yields the protein MPGTALPSTRTLALDLGLHRKTIVAAYETLVSGNWVDNLPRKGFIVSPNLPVLRPQSYHNGRIGAYDADPGFEYEQSDSFPYPLSLPAKDGIIIDDGFPDITLLPSQVMLKEYRHALDHSVLKKISAGWDIEGSSDCRHALCDFLNQTRGIDIKTDNLLITRGAQMAIYIAAALIIKPGDKVIVCEPSYIFANMVFEQLGAELIRVPVDGEGMNTESVEEILKTQRVRLIYIIPHHHHPTTVTMSVARRHHLLRLIRHYQLAVIEDDYDYDFQFQYEPYLPLASGDHEGNIIYIGSLTKVLGAPFRLGYMVAPEKFIHAAATRRMLINLRGDIFTEQVVSNLIRGGELTRLIQKANKVYRQRCHFLADLLDTELGDVLKLTRPNGGMALWLRFNPDLQLTKILEKAAGRGLRIMGSIYAKGNNATYNALRFGFASLNEAGLSKAVNILKTSIHKPK from the coding sequence TTGCCAGGTACGGCATTACCAAGTACGCGTACACTGGCACTTGATCTGGGGCTACACCGGAAAACGATTGTGGCAGCTTATGAAACCCTGGTTTCGGGCAACTGGGTGGATAATCTGCCACGCAAAGGCTTCATCGTATCACCTAATTTACCGGTCCTAAGGCCACAGTCTTACCATAATGGCCGGATCGGCGCATATGATGCAGATCCCGGATTTGAATATGAACAATCTGACAGCTTTCCTTATCCCTTATCGTTACCGGCTAAAGACGGGATCATCATTGATGATGGATTTCCTGATATAACATTGCTTCCCAGTCAGGTGATGCTAAAAGAATATAGACATGCATTGGATCATTCCGTGTTGAAGAAAATAAGCGCAGGCTGGGACATCGAAGGATCTTCAGATTGCAGACATGCGCTGTGCGACTTTTTGAACCAGACGCGGGGAATAGATATCAAAACCGACAATCTGCTGATTACAAGAGGCGCCCAGATGGCGATCTACATAGCGGCGGCCCTGATCATTAAACCAGGGGATAAAGTGATCGTTTGTGAACCCAGCTATATCTTCGCTAATATGGTCTTTGAGCAACTGGGGGCGGAATTAATCCGGGTGCCGGTTGACGGTGAAGGCATGAATACAGAAAGCGTGGAAGAGATACTGAAAACGCAGCGGGTCAGACTAATTTATATTATTCCACATCATCATCATCCGACTACCGTCACCATGAGCGTAGCACGGCGACATCATTTACTCCGGTTGATCAGACACTACCAGCTCGCCGTCATTGAAGACGACTATGATTATGACTTCCAGTTTCAGTATGAACCTTATCTGCCACTGGCCAGTGGCGATCATGAGGGCAACATTATATATATAGGATCATTGACCAAAGTCTTAGGCGCCCCTTTCCGTCTGGGCTATATGGTCGCTCCGGAAAAATTCATCCACGCTGCCGCTACCAGGCGAATGCTAATCAATTTGAGAGGAGATATCTTCACAGAGCAGGTCGTTTCGAATCTGATTAGGGGCGGTGAATTGACACGTTTAATACAGAAAGCCAATAAGGTATATCGTCAGCGCTGCCATTTCTTAGCAGATCTGTTAGATACAGAACTGGGCGACGTGCTAAAATTAACACGACCTAACGGAGGTATGGCACTCTGGCTGCGCTTCAACCCTGATCTTCAACTGACCAAAATACTTGAAAAAGCTGCTGGCAGGGGTCTCAGGATAATGGGGAGTATTTACGCCAAGGGGAATAACGCAACATATAATGCCCTTCGGTTTGGCTTTGCCTCACTCAATGAAGCCGGGTTAAGCAAAGCCGTAAATATCCTTAAAACATCTATCCACAAACCGAAATAA
- a CDS encoding FMN-dependent NADH-azoreductase, with protein MMNKVLIINASARKERSLSRYMTNVFVETWQTKYPDDAIVYREVGQESIPHVTETWIAGAFKPAALRTAAHLEALKISDQLIAELKEANVIVVGSPMYNWSVPSALKAYIDQVLRVNETVLVSKDNPENPYTGLLKEKKVYLLMVRGNDGYGSGEYYEHMDFQSNYLRTVFTIMGLEDISAVTMDGVDMGAKLLDVAAEKVKRLIV; from the coding sequence ATGATGAATAAAGTATTAATAATAAACGCGAGCGCCCGTAAGGAACGGTCATTAAGCAGGTATATGACCAATGTATTTGTCGAAACCTGGCAAACAAAATATCCGGATGATGCTATTGTTTACAGGGAAGTCGGACAGGAGTCTATTCCACATGTAACAGAAACATGGATAGCCGGGGCTTTTAAACCAGCTGCATTACGAACCGCAGCACATTTAGAAGCGCTTAAAATAAGCGATCAGCTGATTGCCGAACTAAAAGAAGCAAATGTCATTGTTGTGGGTTCACCCATGTACAACTGGTCCGTACCCAGCGCACTGAAAGCATATATTGACCAGGTGCTGCGAGTAAACGAGACGGTCTTAGTCAGTAAGGATAATCCTGAAAACCCCTATACAGGATTATTGAAAGAGAAAAAGGTGTACTTGCTGATGGTGCGCGGTAACGACGGCTATGGTTCAGGGGAATATTATGAGCACATGGATTTCCAAAGTAACTATCTGAGGACAGTGTTCACTATTATGGGACTTGAAGACATATCAGCCGTCACAATGGATGGTGTAGATATGGGTGCAAAACTACTGGATGTCGCCGCAGAAAAGGTGAAGAGACTAATAGTGTAA
- a CDS encoding GNAT family N-acetyltransferase, with translation MEIIIAETREQIAFCKEALFAFRTNLDSATYIDLIIDMMAQEAFKLAYIPNEDNTKAAAFVGYRIMHTLRTSWSIYIDDLYTDPESRGKGYAGALLDFVDGVALAADIKFVHLDSGYMLHDAHRLYLNKGYVLACNHFAKSPLLSPAASGSR, from the coding sequence ATGGAGATAATCATCGCTGAAACAAGAGAACAGATAGCATTTTGTAAGGAAGCGCTTTTTGCATTCAGGACAAACCTGGATAGTGCCACTTATATCGACCTGATCATAGATATGATGGCTCAAGAAGCATTTAAGCTGGCATATATACCTAATGAAGACAACACGAAAGCAGCAGCATTCGTCGGTTATAGGATAATGCATACATTAAGAACAAGCTGGTCTATTTATATAGACGATCTGTATACCGATCCGGAATCCCGTGGTAAGGGCTATGCAGGTGCGCTCCTCGACTTTGTAGATGGTGTCGCATTGGCAGCGGATATTAAGTTTGTACATCTTGACAGCGGGTACATGTTACATGATGCACACAGGCTTTATCTGAACAAAGGATACGTGCTTGCCTGTAATCATTTTGCAAAGAGCCCATTGCTTTCACCGGCAGCATCTGGCAGCAGGTAA
- a CDS encoding DJ-1/PfpI family protein encodes MMENNDNKLQLGMVVFDGFQLLDTFGPLEMFGALKDKVDILMIGERSGIVKSSAGPAVVVDRTFDEITTLDMLLIPGGMGTRREVNNQPFVDAFRKLAERTPHVASICTGAAILARTGLIDGLKATTNKRAFKWATSQRDKVVWIKQARWVEDGKFFTSAGVSAGTDMALALIQKLFGHDVAISVANGAEYEWNEDPHHDPFAKLNGLIDD; translated from the coding sequence ATGATGGAAAACAATGATAATAAATTGCAACTGGGCATGGTGGTATTTGATGGTTTTCAACTGCTCGATACTTTCGGTCCGTTGGAGATGTTTGGCGCCCTGAAAGACAAGGTAGATATACTGATGATCGGGGAGCGGTCCGGAATCGTAAAAAGCAGCGCAGGTCCTGCTGTGGTCGTTGACCGTACCTTTGACGAAATCACCACGTTGGATATGCTGCTGATTCCAGGAGGTATGGGAACCCGGCGGGAAGTGAATAATCAGCCCTTTGTGGACGCCTTCAGGAAATTGGCCGAACGTACACCTCATGTGGCCTCTATCTGTACCGGGGCGGCTATATTGGCCAGAACCGGGTTAATTGACGGCTTAAAAGCGACCACCAATAAACGGGCATTTAAATGGGCGACCAGCCAGCGTGATAAGGTCGTCTGGATAAAGCAGGCCCGTTGGGTGGAAGACGGAAAGTTTTTTACCTCTGCAGGTGTTTCAGCAGGCACTGATATGGCCCTGGCGCTTATACAAAAACTATTCGGACATGATGTTGCTATCAGTGTCGCCAATGGAGCCGAATACGAATGGAACGAGGATCCACATCACGATCCATTTGCGAAACTAAATGGTCTGATAGATGACTGA
- a CDS encoding alginate lyase family protein, whose protein sequence is MKKTINSLLLCMTMAAMATLLFMCKKQDQNSNAPLLNKSLTAAAGVAPAVFVHPGVLNTQASLDLIGSQVNGGEAIRSAAYQKVLDFVNGNALPTKFWETVTVGSNGATTESKSQIRKDAVLAYALALRWAKTGTATYAQQCIAILNGWSYTFKQYALMDGANQYQPSLEASWTTPSFVAAAEIIRYYKAFGQSAGWSDADINQFNNYLNLVKNNYINNTPAYNNNWNASAGYAKMAIGIFLNSATVYQNGYNIIAQHLPIIIKADGTIPEYCDRNDCVHFQYSLTAFSYAAQLAKLQGDNSLWTFNSNLLSKGYDYMRAAYNQTTSCNKCSTSSPVFPGTEVAYGYYKTANLQYLRELQDPLGVPNDKTFLGFTSYTHFNVPGI, encoded by the coding sequence ATGAAGAAAACCATCAATTCCCTCCTCCTTTGCATGACTATGGCAGCTATGGCCACTTTATTATTTATGTGCAAAAAACAGGATCAGAACAGCAATGCGCCATTGCTCAACAAAAGTCTGACAGCAGCAGCCGGAGTGGCGCCCGCTGTTTTTGTTCATCCGGGCGTGTTGAATACACAGGCCAGTCTGGACCTGATCGGCTCGCAGGTCAACGGTGGCGAGGCCATACGTTCCGCCGCCTACCAGAAAGTACTGGATTTTGTCAATGGTAATGCTTTACCGACAAAATTCTGGGAAACCGTTACCGTGGGTTCCAACGGAGCCACTACAGAATCCAAAAGCCAGATCAGAAAAGACGCCGTACTGGCGTATGCACTGGCACTCCGCTGGGCGAAAACCGGTACAGCAACCTATGCACAACAGTGCATTGCCATTCTGAACGGCTGGTCCTACACGTTTAAACAATATGCGTTAATGGACGGGGCTAACCAGTACCAGCCCTCCCTGGAAGCATCCTGGACGACGCCCAGTTTTGTAGCAGCAGCAGAGATCATACGCTATTACAAAGCATTCGGACAATCAGCCGGCTGGTCAGATGCCGATATTAACCAGTTCAATAACTACCTGAACCTGGTAAAGAACAATTACATCAACAACACGCCAGCGTACAACAACAACTGGAATGCCTCCGCAGGTTATGCAAAGATGGCGATCGGCATTTTCCTGAACAGCGCGACAGTTTACCAGAATGGCTATAACATCATCGCACAGCACCTGCCGATTATTATCAAAGCAGATGGTACCATTCCGGAGTACTGTGACAGAAATGACTGCGTGCATTTCCAGTATTCACTGACTGCATTCTCCTACGCAGCGCAACTGGCAAAGCTACAAGGGGATAATTCCCTCTGGACGTTCAATTCCAACCTGCTCAGCAAAGGATATGACTACATGAGAGCGGCATATAATCAAACTACTTCTTGTAACAAATGCTCAACTTCCAGCCCGGTATTCCCTGGTACGGAAGTCGCATATGGTTATTATAAAACAGCTAACCTGCAATACCTCCGGGAATTGCAGGATCCGTTAGGAGTACCTAACGACAAAACGTTCCTTGGCTTTACCTCCTACACGCATTTTAACGTACCAGGTATCTGA